The following are from one region of the Mycolicibacterium diernhoferi genome:
- a CDS encoding aldehyde dehydrogenase family protein, whose product MSAAPHYRMYIDGAWRNADESIEVHSPATGELVATVAYGDETTADAAVAAAKTAHESGVWRNTPPQQRADVLDAIADNLAARADALTALQVAENGATLRGAGAFLIGYAIANLKYFASLARSYEFQTTGPLIEAPTLASGMTIREPVGVCAGIIPWNFPLLLAVWKLGPALAAGNTLVLKPDDQTPLTLLELARAADEVGLPPGVLNVVTGPGPVVGARLAEHPDVRKIAFTGSTEVGKSVMRAAAENVKKVTLELGGKGANIVLEDADFDTAVDGSLFAFLMMSGQACESGTRLLVHESIHDEFVDRLVARAQTLVMGDPMSPATDLGPLVSAKQKARVEKYIALGQEEGCRIAFQGSIPTDPALADGHWVPATILTDATNQMRIAREEIFGPVLVVIPFADDDDAVAIANDSEYGLSAGVWSTDNGRALQIARRLESGTVWINDWHMVNAMYPFGGVKQSGLGRELGPDALDEYTEAKFVHVDLTNDRRKRAYAVVVSAALAD is encoded by the coding sequence ATGAGTGCAGCTCCGCACTACCGGATGTACATCGATGGCGCGTGGCGCAACGCCGACGAGTCGATCGAGGTACACAGCCCGGCCACCGGTGAACTGGTCGCCACCGTGGCCTACGGCGACGAGACGACCGCGGATGCCGCGGTGGCCGCGGCCAAGACCGCCCATGAGTCCGGGGTGTGGCGCAACACGCCGCCGCAGCAGCGCGCCGACGTCCTCGACGCGATCGCCGACAATCTGGCGGCCCGCGCCGACGCGCTCACCGCACTGCAGGTGGCCGAGAACGGCGCGACGCTGCGGGGTGCGGGCGCGTTCCTGATCGGCTACGCCATCGCGAATCTGAAGTATTTCGCGTCGCTGGCGCGCAGCTACGAGTTCCAGACCACCGGGCCGCTGATCGAGGCGCCGACGCTGGCATCGGGGATGACCATCCGGGAACCCGTCGGGGTGTGCGCGGGCATCATCCCGTGGAACTTCCCGCTGCTGCTGGCGGTGTGGAAGCTGGGCCCGGCGCTGGCCGCGGGCAACACGCTGGTGCTCAAACCGGACGACCAGACCCCGCTGACCCTGCTCGAACTCGCCCGCGCCGCAGACGAAGTCGGACTGCCCCCGGGTGTGCTCAACGTGGTGACCGGACCGGGCCCGGTGGTCGGGGCGCGGTTGGCCGAGCATCCCGATGTCCGCAAGATCGCGTTCACCGGATCGACCGAGGTCGGCAAATCGGTCATGCGGGCTGCGGCCGAAAATGTCAAGAAGGTCACCCTGGAATTGGGCGGTAAGGGCGCCAACATCGTGCTCGAGGACGCCGACTTCGACACCGCCGTGGACGGGTCGCTGTTCGCCTTCCTGATGATGAGCGGGCAGGCCTGCGAATCGGGTACCCGGCTGCTGGTGCACGAGTCCATCCACGATGAGTTCGTCGACCGACTGGTGGCCCGCGCGCAGACCCTGGTGATGGGCGACCCGATGAGCCCGGCCACCGATCTGGGCCCGCTGGTGTCGGCCAAGCAGAAAGCGCGGGTGGAGAAGTACATCGCGCTCGGGCAGGAGGAGGGCTGCCGGATTGCCTTTCAGGGCAGCATCCCGACGGATCCGGCATTGGCCGACGGACATTGGGTACCCGCGACCATCCTCACCGATGCGACCAATCAGATGCGGATCGCCCGTGAGGAGATCTTCGGCCCGGTCCTGGTGGTGATCCCGTTCGCCGATGACGACGACGCCGTCGCGATCGCCAACGACAGCGAGTACGGGCTGTCGGCGGGGGTATGGAGCACCGACAACGGCCGTGCCCTGCAGATCGCCCGCCGGCTGGAGTCGGGCACCGTGTGGATCAATGACTGGCACATGGTCAACGCGATGTACCCGTTCGGTGGGGTGAAGCAGAGCGGCCTGGGACGTGAGTTGGGGCCCGACGCCCTCGACGAGTACACCGAGGCCAAGTTCGTCCATGTCGACCTGACCAACGACCGCCGCAAGCGCGCCTACGCCGTCGTCGTGTCGGCCGCCCTGGCCGACTGA
- a CDS encoding NDMA-dependent alcohol dehydrogenase — MKTKAAVLWGLNQKWEVTELELDPPKAQEVLVKLTASGLCHSDDHLVTGDMPMNLPVVGGHEGAGVVAEVGPGVTEVEVGDHVVLSFIPACGRCTECARGRSNLCVYGAAIVAGPQLDGTFRFHGRGEDIGQMCVLGTFSEYTVVPIASVVKVDKDIPLDKAALVGCGVTTGYGAAVRTGEARDGDTVVVMGVGGLGINAVQGAALAGARHVIALDPVAYKRERSFEFGATHAAADVAEAQALITDITRGTMADVCVVTTDSGEGAYVAQALSLVGKRGRVVMTAIPHPTDMTVDMSLFDLTLYEKQVRGCLFGSSNPRLDIPRMLELYQAGRIKLDELITREYTLDEINQGYEDMHNGRNLRGVIRF; from the coding sequence ATGAAGACCAAAGCCGCTGTGCTGTGGGGCCTGAACCAGAAGTGGGAGGTCACCGAACTCGAACTCGACCCGCCCAAGGCCCAGGAGGTGCTGGTCAAGCTGACCGCCAGCGGGCTGTGCCATTCCGATGACCACCTGGTCACCGGGGACATGCCGATGAACCTGCCGGTGGTCGGCGGTCACGAGGGCGCCGGTGTGGTCGCCGAGGTGGGCCCGGGTGTCACCGAGGTCGAGGTCGGCGACCACGTGGTGCTCAGCTTCATCCCCGCCTGCGGTCGCTGCACCGAGTGTGCGCGTGGGCGCAGCAACCTGTGCGTGTACGGCGCGGCCATCGTCGCGGGTCCGCAACTCGACGGCACCTTCAGGTTCCACGGCCGTGGCGAAGACATCGGTCAGATGTGTGTGCTGGGCACCTTCTCCGAGTACACCGTCGTACCGATCGCCTCGGTGGTCAAGGTGGACAAGGACATTCCGCTGGACAAGGCCGCCCTGGTCGGTTGCGGCGTCACCACCGGCTACGGCGCCGCGGTGCGCACCGGCGAGGCCCGCGACGGCGACACCGTGGTGGTGATGGGTGTCGGGGGGCTCGGCATCAACGCGGTGCAGGGCGCGGCACTGGCCGGCGCCCGGCACGTGATCGCCCTGGATCCCGTTGCCTACAAGCGTGAGCGGTCCTTCGAGTTCGGCGCCACCCACGCCGCGGCCGATGTCGCCGAGGCGCAGGCGCTGATCACCGACATCACCCGCGGCACCATGGCCGACGTCTGCGTGGTCACCACCGACAGCGGCGAGGGCGCGTATGTGGCGCAGGCGCTGAGCCTGGTCGGTAAGCGTGGCCGGGTGGTGATGACCGCCATCCCGCATCCCACGGACATGACCGTGGACATGTCGCTGTTCGATCTGACCCTCTACGAGAAGCAGGTCAGGGGATGCCTTTTCGGCTCCTCGAACCCGCGCCTGGACATCCCGCGGATGCTCGAGCTCTACCAGGCGGGCCGCATCAAACTCGACGAGTTGATCACCCGCGAGTACACCCTCGACGAGATCAACCAGGGCTATGAGGACATGCACAACGGGCGCAACCTGCGCGGAGTGATCAGGTTCTGA
- a CDS encoding cytochrome P450: MTATIPESFPATTHGDIDLADREFWAKPPAERDAAFAVLRRENPVAWSRPADSDLLPPEQNLKGFWSLTKHEDIRYASRHPEIFSSEQGITMEDFPQEILMMSQSFIAMDAPRHTQLRGITLDAFKPRNMRRLQDWIQQHARDLVTEMSGLGEGDFVELVSVKLPGRIFGSFFGLPPGETYERTINAAQRTLGWTDPEVRGDRTALELFAGAVMDLHQTVAELAPERRANPGDDLLSWMVQAEFDGVKMTDDELKAFFTLLAVAANDTTRHASAQAIYAFSQHPDQRDLLVADVEGRVDGAVEEALRWASPLIHMRRTATQDVRLGGKEIKAGDKVVLWYSSANRDEDVFEDPFTFDIERKSNPHLAFGGGGPHFCLGAALARTMLRSLLTEVYTRIPDITATDPKFQVANFINGINSLPATWTPEGK, encoded by the coding sequence ATGACCGCAACGATCCCCGAGTCGTTCCCCGCGACCACCCACGGTGACATCGACCTGGCCGACCGGGAGTTCTGGGCCAAACCGCCGGCCGAACGGGATGCCGCCTTCGCGGTGCTGCGCCGGGAGAACCCGGTGGCCTGGAGCCGGCCCGCCGACTCCGACCTGCTGCCGCCCGAACAGAACCTCAAGGGCTTCTGGTCGCTGACCAAGCACGAGGACATCCGCTACGCCAGCCGCCATCCCGAGATCTTCTCCTCGGAGCAGGGCATCACCATGGAGGACTTCCCGCAGGAGATCCTGATGATGTCGCAGTCGTTCATCGCGATGGACGCGCCGCGCCACACCCAGCTGCGCGGGATCACCCTGGACGCCTTCAAGCCGCGCAATATGCGCCGCCTGCAGGACTGGATCCAACAGCACGCCCGCGACCTGGTCACCGAGATGTCGGGCCTGGGGGAGGGCGACTTCGTCGAACTGGTCTCGGTGAAACTGCCGGGCCGCATCTTCGGCAGCTTCTTCGGTCTGCCGCCCGGCGAAACCTACGAGCGGACCATCAACGCCGCCCAGCGCACCCTGGGCTGGACCGATCCGGAGGTGCGCGGTGACCGCACCGCCCTGGAACTGTTCGCCGGAGCGGTGATGGATCTGCACCAGACGGTGGCCGAACTGGCTCCCGAACGCCGCGCCAACCCGGGCGACGATCTGCTGTCCTGGATGGTGCAGGCCGAGTTCGACGGCGTCAAGATGACCGACGATGAACTCAAGGCGTTCTTCACGCTGCTGGCGGTTGCGGCCAACGACACCACCAGACACGCCTCGGCACAGGCGATCTACGCGTTCTCCCAGCACCCCGACCAGCGGGACCTGCTGGTCGCCGATGTCGAGGGGCGGGTCGATGGCGCGGTCGAGGAGGCACTGCGCTGGGCCTCGCCGCTGATCCACATGCGGCGCACCGCGACCCAGGACGTCAGGTTGGGTGGCAAGGAGATCAAGGCCGGCGACAAGGTGGTGCTGTGGTACAGCTCGGCCAACCGCGACGAGGACGTGTTCGAGGACCCGTTCACGTTCGACATCGAACGGAAGTCCAACCCGCACCTGGCATTCGGCGGTGGCGGCCCGCACTTCTGCCTCGGTGCCGCGCTGGCCCGCACCATGCTGCGCTCGCTGCTGACCGAGGTCTACACCCGCATCCCCGACATCACCGCGACCGACCCCAAATTCCAGGTCGCCAACTTCATCAACGGCATCAACAGCCTGCCCGCCACCTGGACCCCGGAAGGGAAGTAG
- a CDS encoding sensor histidine kinase, giving the protein MNRLPSDAALDGYGLARVVVAVRVAVVVSIAVLVAVGPDWMSAHAAGTAAVLAAALLYAAVLMALPRYEVRRTRFAWLVSALDTAFTLALIGLTGGAASPVASVLALVVIASAARLPLRRCLLLSAMVGAGYLAVVLTVDSTHAALAPWVLGLWGALYVVFIAVMSGGLSRLLEREHQSRVRALVEAEAEHAAAEEERDLRARLLRSYEAQQEGLKVLLHEFRTPVASLDALTASDPASDDAAASQLVRRHSRHLADMLDALSDVNLSRRPAFSTGRVRRVNVADLIAEAGDAVGLRPPRLRVTVRGDVSTIQIDAQGLRRVLTNLLENAARHGRDRPIDVVCERLDDHLHCEVGDRGPGVPEHALGELTGKFVSLSDRRGTAGLGLWIVQQIIDALGGTLQFRAREEGGLTASFTVPVG; this is encoded by the coding sequence GTGAACAGGTTGCCGTCGGATGCGGCGTTGGACGGCTACGGTCTGGCCCGGGTCGTCGTCGCGGTCCGGGTCGCGGTCGTGGTGTCGATCGCGGTGCTGGTCGCGGTCGGCCCGGACTGGATGAGCGCGCATGCCGCCGGCACCGCTGCGGTCCTGGCGGCGGCGCTGCTGTATGCCGCGGTGTTGATGGCCCTGCCCCGGTACGAGGTGCGCCGGACCCGGTTCGCGTGGTTGGTGTCCGCGCTGGACACGGCGTTCACGCTGGCGCTGATCGGCTTGACCGGAGGGGCGGCGAGCCCGGTGGCCTCGGTCCTCGCGCTGGTCGTGATCGCCTCGGCGGCCCGGTTGCCGCTGCGCCGATGCCTGCTGCTGTCCGCGATGGTGGGTGCCGGTTACCTGGCGGTGGTGCTGACCGTCGATTCGACCCATGCGGCGCTGGCGCCGTGGGTGCTGGGTCTGTGGGGGGCGTTGTACGTGGTGTTCATCGCCGTGATGAGCGGTGGGTTGTCCCGGCTGCTCGAACGCGAGCACCAGTCCCGCGTGCGCGCCCTGGTGGAAGCCGAGGCCGAGCATGCGGCCGCCGAAGAGGAGCGCGACCTGCGTGCCCGGTTGCTGCGCTCGTATGAGGCCCAGCAGGAGGGGTTGAAGGTGCTGTTGCACGAATTCCGCACGCCGGTGGCCTCTTTGGACGCGCTCACCGCGTCTGACCCGGCGTCCGATGATGCCGCGGCGAGCCAGCTCGTCCGGCGGCACTCTCGCCACCTCGCCGACATGCTCGACGCGCTGTCCGACGTCAACCTGTCGCGGCGGCCGGCGTTCTCCACCGGGCGGGTGCGCCGGGTGAACGTCGCCGACCTGATCGCCGAGGCCGGTGACGCCGTCGGCCTGCGGCCGCCCCGGCTGCGGGTCACCGTCAGAGGTGATGTCTCGACCATCCAGATCGACGCGCAGGGACTGCGCCGCGTACTGACCAACCTGTTGGAGAACGCCGCCCGGCACGGTCGCGACCGGCCAATCGACGTCGTGTGCGAGCGCCTCGACGATCACCTGCACTGCGAGGTGGGTGACCGTGGCCCGGGCGTGCCCGAGCACGCACTCGGTGAGCTGACCGGCAAGTTCGTCAGCCTGTCCGACCGGCGCGGCACCGCGGGCCTGGGCCTGTGGATCGTGCAGCAGATCATCGACGCCCTCGGCGGGACGCTGCAGTTCCGCGCCCGCGAGGAAGGCGGACTGACGGCGTCGTTCACGGTCCCGGTCGGCTGA